A window of Aricia agestis chromosome 3, ilAriAges1.1, whole genome shotgun sequence contains these coding sequences:
- the LOC121740233 gene encoding ER membrane protein complex subunit 1 isoform X2 — MGVLSNKFKPNFLGLLKFINSMNWFIVFFSLINLSMCIYEDQIGKFDWRQTYIGRIKFAQFDTVSTAKKIIVATEENVLAALNMKTGQVVWRHVFETASSGNIQLLHVADKVTSVTGSNPYLVRGWDTNTGILLWEWSLTLQDDYRAEYAEWWVQNGMLVNLLPFFGSHLEVSMYNLVSGSNRGSTSKLPAQWTNEGCVLTAPYYSCVSGSAGSQLLLSLDVTSKAVQILSKPLSDFINLNNGVGGELRELDGSSIPGFIVDNKKIILLRNNKFEPLSVEVSDSTVSAGVVDGVEGPMLLQIWNEENKAFSLRAHSIETGKVIPEISSTEKVNIPEPDLLAGMCSKSGREQHVCRLLVGAADDAVHLMQQAGRTLWSRQEALANVVAVEFVDLPVSDTDAELETEFGKEGSVWSAFTRRLYTQYQQLTKLASGLDSAEDSAELVRDYFNLHKVIMLVTQAGKIFGMDNLSGRILWERYEAELNSAAALVFTRRAARHPPADAVVSVIGKHVDTGNGYIVTLDPLTGSLVEEGRYAASARLRQATLAPAPLATGLRALLLLDEDDAVQVIPHSAAPLVENMYMYVAEKETGKVEGFALRYNGKELTAVRTWSSLPGGAGARVVAAVAARAADVRSPGRALPDRSVLYKYTNPALLLLVLQRKDRGADEVVSVALDGVTGAVVAGATHRRASALPLAVHADNCLAYLYRNDKHRRVEIATMELYEGPTRWSSPGAPFSSWEEWRAASVRRAAYVLPATPTTAALTHTRRQIADTHLLLGLSTGSIVELPWALLEARRLGAGPAGEGMEGTLPYTPELPLPADAAVNYNRTLERLAAIHAAPAGLESTSLVLATGLDLYYTRVAPSKTFDLLKDDFDYYLITIVLIALLVATYSTKYFASRKMLKQAWK; from the exons ATGGGGGTGCTGTCAAATAAATTTAAACCCAATTTTCTGGGTTTACTCAAGTTTATAAACAGTATGAATTGGTTTATAGTGTTTTTCAGCTTAATTAACCTGTCCATGTGCATTTACGAGGATCAAATCGGGAAGTTCGATTG GCGGCAAACCTACATCGGCCGGATAAAATTCGCCCAATTCGATACAGTCTCAACGGCTAAGAAGATAATTGTGGCGACTGAGGAGAATGTTCTAGCCGCCTTGAACATGAAGACGG gtCAGGTGGTGTGGAGGCATGTGTTTGAGACGGCCTCCAGCGGCAACATCCAGCTGCTGCATGTGGCTGACAAAGTCACTTCCGTGACCGGCTCTAATCCGTACCTTGTGAGGGGCTGGGACACTAACACAG GAATTCTACTTTGGGAGTGGTCCTTGACACTGCAAGATGATTATAGAGCGGAATATGCAGAGTGGTGGGTACAGAACGGCATGCTGGTAAACCTGCTGCCATTCTTCGGCTCTCACTTGGAAGTATCCATGTATAATTTGGTCTCCGGATCCAACAGAGGATCCACATCAAAACTCCCCGCTCAATGGACTAATGAAGG ATGTGTTTTAACCGCACCCTACTACTCATGTGTATCAGGCAGCGCTGGAAGTCAGCTCCTACTATCACTGGATGTCACATCCAAAGCTGTGCAGATTCTCAGCAAGCCACTATCAGACTTTATCAACCTCAACAACGGTGTAGGAGGTGAGCTCCGAGAACTAGACGGTAGCTCCATCCCAGGCTTCATTGTTGACAATAAGAAGATAATTCTACTGAGGAACAACAAGTTTGAACCTCTGAGTGTAGAAGTGAGTGACTCTACAGTCAGTGCGGGCGTAGTAGATGGAGTTGAGGGACCAATGCTGCTACAGATTTGGAATGAAGAGAATAAG GCTTTCTCCCTGCGCGCTCATAGCATTGAGACGGGTAAAGTGATACCGGAAATAAGCAGTACAGAGAAGGTCAATATTCCGGAGCCTGATCTGCTGGCGGGCATGTGCTCTAAGAGCGGCCGAGAGCAGCACGTGTGCAGACTGCTGGTTGGTGCAGCTGATGACGCCGTGCATCTGATGCAGCAGGCTG GTCGCACGCTGTGGTCCCGACAGGAGGCGCTCGCTAACGTGGTAGCGGTGGAGTTCGTGGACCTCCCCGTCTCCGACACAGACGCCGAACTGGAGACTGAATTTGGAAAGGAAG GTTCCGTGTGGTCCGCGTTCACTCGCCGCCTGTACACGCAGTACCAGCAGCTGACGAAGCTGGCGAGTGGGCTCGACAGTGCCGAGGACTCCGCGGAGCTGGTCCGCGACTACTTCAACCTGCACAAGGTCATCATGCTCGTCACTCAGGCTGGAAAG ATATTCGGCATGGACAACCTCTCGGGTCGTATACTGTGGGAGCGGTACGAGGCGGAGCTGAACTCTGCGGCGGCGCTGGTGTTcacgcggcgcgcggcgcgacACCCGCCCGCTGACGCCGTCGTGTCCGTCAttgggaaacatgtg GACACAGGCAACGGTTATATAGTAACCCTCGACCCGCTGACGGGCTCGCTGGTGGAGGAGGGGCGGTACGCCGCGAGCGCGCGCCTGCGGCAGGCGACGCTCGCGCCCGCACCGCTCGCGACAGGACTGCGCGCGCTGCTGCTGCTGGATGAGGATGACGCTGTGCAG GTTATACCACATTCCGCTGCACCATTGGTGGAGAATATGTACATGTATGTTGCTGAGAAGGAGACCGGCAAAGTTGAAGGCTTCGCCCTGAGATATAATGGAAAG GAGCTAACAGCAGTGCGCACGTGGTCCTCTCTGCCGGGCGGTGCGGGCGCGCGCGTAGTGGCGGCGgtggcggcgcgcgcggcggaCGTGCGCTCGCCGGGCCGCGCGCTGCCGGACCGTTCGGTGCTGTACAAATACACCAACCCCGCGCTCCTGTTGTTAGTGCTGCAGAGAAAGGATCGAGGTGCTGATG AGGTAGTGAGCGTGGCGCTAGACGGCGTGACGGGCGCGGTGGTGGCGGGCGCGACGCACCGGCGGGCGAGTGCGTTACCCCTAGCCGTGCACGCTGACAACTGCCTAGCGTATCTATACCGCAACGACAAACATCGACGAGTTGAAATCG CTACGATGGAGTTATACGAGGGCCCCACGCGGTGGAGCTCGCCGGGCGCACCGTTCAGCTCGTGGGAGGAGTGGCGCGCGGCGAGCGTGCGGCGCGCGGCGTACGTGCTGCCCGCCACGCCCACCACCGCCGCGCTCACTCACACGCGCCGACAGATCGCCGACACACATTTGTTGC TGGGCCTGTCGACGGGCAGCATCGTGGAGTTACCGTGGGCGTTGCTGGAGGCGCGGCGCTTGGGGGCGGGGCCCGCGGGTGAGGGCATGGAGGGGACGCTGCCGTACACGCCTGAGCTGCCCCTGCCCGCGGACGCCGCCGTCAACTACAACCGCACGCTCGAGCGACTCGCCGCCATACACGCCGCGCCCGCTGGCTTAGAGTCCACGAGTCTTGTGCTCGCTACTGGACTAG ATCTCTACTACACACGGGTGGCTCCATCTAAGACGTTCGATCTACTAAAAGACGATTTTGACTACTACCTTATCACGATAGTGCTAATTGCGCTGCTGGTGGCCACGTACAGCACCAAATACTTCGCGTCCAGGAAAATGCTCAAGCAGGCGTGGAAGTGA
- the LOC121740233 gene encoding ER membrane protein complex subunit 1 isoform X1 — MGVLSNKFKPNFLGLLKFINSMNWFIVFFSLINLSMCIYEDQIGKFDWRQTYIGRIKFAQFDTVSTAKKIIVATEENVLAALNMKTGQVVWRHVFETASSGNIQLLHVADKVTSVTGSNPYLVRGWDTNTGILLWEWSLTLQDDYRAEYAEWWVQNGMLVNLLPFFGSHLEVSMYNLVSGSNRGSTSKLPAQWTNEGCVLTAPYYSCVSGSAGSQLLLSLDVTSKAVQILSKPLSDFINLNNGVGGELRELDGSSIPGFIVDNKKIILLRNNKFEPLSVEVSDSTVSAGVVDGVEGPMLLQIWNEENKAFSLRAHSIETGKVIPEISSTEKVNIPEPDLLAGMCSKSGREQHVCRLLVGAADDAVHLMQQAGRTLWSRQEALANVVAVEFVDLPVSDTDAELETEFGKEAAKETSSVWSAFTRRLYTQYQQLTKLASGLDSAEDSAELVRDYFNLHKVIMLVTQAGKIFGMDNLSGRILWERYEAELNSAAALVFTRRAARHPPADAVVSVIGKHVDTGNGYIVTLDPLTGSLVEEGRYAASARLRQATLAPAPLATGLRALLLLDEDDAVQVIPHSAAPLVENMYMYVAEKETGKVEGFALRYNGKELTAVRTWSSLPGGAGARVVAAVAARAADVRSPGRALPDRSVLYKYTNPALLLLVLQRKDRGADEVVSVALDGVTGAVVAGATHRRASALPLAVHADNCLAYLYRNDKHRRVEIATMELYEGPTRWSSPGAPFSSWEEWRAASVRRAAYVLPATPTTAALTHTRRQIADTHLLLGLSTGSIVELPWALLEARRLGAGPAGEGMEGTLPYTPELPLPADAAVNYNRTLERLAAIHAAPAGLESTSLVLATGLDLYYTRVAPSKTFDLLKDDFDYYLITIVLIALLVATYSTKYFASRKMLKQAWK, encoded by the exons ATGGGGGTGCTGTCAAATAAATTTAAACCCAATTTTCTGGGTTTACTCAAGTTTATAAACAGTATGAATTGGTTTATAGTGTTTTTCAGCTTAATTAACCTGTCCATGTGCATTTACGAGGATCAAATCGGGAAGTTCGATTG GCGGCAAACCTACATCGGCCGGATAAAATTCGCCCAATTCGATACAGTCTCAACGGCTAAGAAGATAATTGTGGCGACTGAGGAGAATGTTCTAGCCGCCTTGAACATGAAGACGG gtCAGGTGGTGTGGAGGCATGTGTTTGAGACGGCCTCCAGCGGCAACATCCAGCTGCTGCATGTGGCTGACAAAGTCACTTCCGTGACCGGCTCTAATCCGTACCTTGTGAGGGGCTGGGACACTAACACAG GAATTCTACTTTGGGAGTGGTCCTTGACACTGCAAGATGATTATAGAGCGGAATATGCAGAGTGGTGGGTACAGAACGGCATGCTGGTAAACCTGCTGCCATTCTTCGGCTCTCACTTGGAAGTATCCATGTATAATTTGGTCTCCGGATCCAACAGAGGATCCACATCAAAACTCCCCGCTCAATGGACTAATGAAGG ATGTGTTTTAACCGCACCCTACTACTCATGTGTATCAGGCAGCGCTGGAAGTCAGCTCCTACTATCACTGGATGTCACATCCAAAGCTGTGCAGATTCTCAGCAAGCCACTATCAGACTTTATCAACCTCAACAACGGTGTAGGAGGTGAGCTCCGAGAACTAGACGGTAGCTCCATCCCAGGCTTCATTGTTGACAATAAGAAGATAATTCTACTGAGGAACAACAAGTTTGAACCTCTGAGTGTAGAAGTGAGTGACTCTACAGTCAGTGCGGGCGTAGTAGATGGAGTTGAGGGACCAATGCTGCTACAGATTTGGAATGAAGAGAATAAG GCTTTCTCCCTGCGCGCTCATAGCATTGAGACGGGTAAAGTGATACCGGAAATAAGCAGTACAGAGAAGGTCAATATTCCGGAGCCTGATCTGCTGGCGGGCATGTGCTCTAAGAGCGGCCGAGAGCAGCACGTGTGCAGACTGCTGGTTGGTGCAGCTGATGACGCCGTGCATCTGATGCAGCAGGCTG GTCGCACGCTGTGGTCCCGACAGGAGGCGCTCGCTAACGTGGTAGCGGTGGAGTTCGTGGACCTCCCCGTCTCCGACACAGACGCCGAACTGGAGACTGAATTTGGAAAGGAAG CTGCGAAGGAGACTA GTTCCGTGTGGTCCGCGTTCACTCGCCGCCTGTACACGCAGTACCAGCAGCTGACGAAGCTGGCGAGTGGGCTCGACAGTGCCGAGGACTCCGCGGAGCTGGTCCGCGACTACTTCAACCTGCACAAGGTCATCATGCTCGTCACTCAGGCTGGAAAG ATATTCGGCATGGACAACCTCTCGGGTCGTATACTGTGGGAGCGGTACGAGGCGGAGCTGAACTCTGCGGCGGCGCTGGTGTTcacgcggcgcgcggcgcgacACCCGCCCGCTGACGCCGTCGTGTCCGTCAttgggaaacatgtg GACACAGGCAACGGTTATATAGTAACCCTCGACCCGCTGACGGGCTCGCTGGTGGAGGAGGGGCGGTACGCCGCGAGCGCGCGCCTGCGGCAGGCGACGCTCGCGCCCGCACCGCTCGCGACAGGACTGCGCGCGCTGCTGCTGCTGGATGAGGATGACGCTGTGCAG GTTATACCACATTCCGCTGCACCATTGGTGGAGAATATGTACATGTATGTTGCTGAGAAGGAGACCGGCAAAGTTGAAGGCTTCGCCCTGAGATATAATGGAAAG GAGCTAACAGCAGTGCGCACGTGGTCCTCTCTGCCGGGCGGTGCGGGCGCGCGCGTAGTGGCGGCGgtggcggcgcgcgcggcggaCGTGCGCTCGCCGGGCCGCGCGCTGCCGGACCGTTCGGTGCTGTACAAATACACCAACCCCGCGCTCCTGTTGTTAGTGCTGCAGAGAAAGGATCGAGGTGCTGATG AGGTAGTGAGCGTGGCGCTAGACGGCGTGACGGGCGCGGTGGTGGCGGGCGCGACGCACCGGCGGGCGAGTGCGTTACCCCTAGCCGTGCACGCTGACAACTGCCTAGCGTATCTATACCGCAACGACAAACATCGACGAGTTGAAATCG CTACGATGGAGTTATACGAGGGCCCCACGCGGTGGAGCTCGCCGGGCGCACCGTTCAGCTCGTGGGAGGAGTGGCGCGCGGCGAGCGTGCGGCGCGCGGCGTACGTGCTGCCCGCCACGCCCACCACCGCCGCGCTCACTCACACGCGCCGACAGATCGCCGACACACATTTGTTGC TGGGCCTGTCGACGGGCAGCATCGTGGAGTTACCGTGGGCGTTGCTGGAGGCGCGGCGCTTGGGGGCGGGGCCCGCGGGTGAGGGCATGGAGGGGACGCTGCCGTACACGCCTGAGCTGCCCCTGCCCGCGGACGCCGCCGTCAACTACAACCGCACGCTCGAGCGACTCGCCGCCATACACGCCGCGCCCGCTGGCTTAGAGTCCACGAGTCTTGTGCTCGCTACTGGACTAG ATCTCTACTACACACGGGTGGCTCCATCTAAGACGTTCGATCTACTAAAAGACGATTTTGACTACTACCTTATCACGATAGTGCTAATTGCGCTGCTGGTGGCCACGTACAGCACCAAATACTTCGCGTCCAGGAAAATGCTCAAGCAGGCGTGGAAGTGA